A single window of Leptospira kanakyensis DNA harbors:
- a CDS encoding AZOBR_p60025 family cell surface glycopolymer formation protein codes for MQNGRVKLRQLWVLIFLFVLGVGGLVYFKTAPYGHSLSALIGIWEGFYEINPNLVDSHFVIYKSGGYDGQFFYFLAKDLFDSGDWGLIVDSYHFRFHRIGLSLFTGFFSQFLGFSYYPAITLSFLFLVFFLSVFCLYSLLPEKSKWFVIFYLFSPFSLNANLLLVADSLFVSFGIIAFYFFKNKKDYLAVFFFLLMVLTRELGVLFLLPIVLKKLTEKKWDAMVLYSIPGIAFLCLVGYGWIQPPNHLGTNPLGFRDMTDLPLLGFFKSFQDGNSIQFKLKEFPKIFFFISFLILSIVCIQSLKKSFATDINLLIPIFGSLFVILIAEEGYWRSFDNLSRMFTLILPFSLLLEGILKKPLIRFFLGISITLFVFLIIRIVWITPTKEFFFTP; via the coding sequence TTGCAAAATGGAAGAGTGAAGCTGCGCCAACTTTGGGTTCTCATCTTTTTGTTCGTTTTAGGAGTAGGGGGACTTGTTTACTTCAAAACCGCTCCCTATGGGCATTCCCTTTCTGCTCTCATTGGCATTTGGGAGGGATTTTACGAAATCAATCCAAACCTAGTTGATTCCCATTTTGTGATCTATAAATCGGGTGGGTATGATGGACAGTTCTTTTATTTTCTCGCAAAAGACCTGTTCGATTCTGGTGATTGGGGCCTCATTGTTGATTCCTATCATTTCCGATTCCATAGGATTGGTCTTTCTTTGTTTACTGGTTTTTTCTCTCAGTTTCTTGGGTTTTCTTATTATCCAGCAATCACCCTTAGTTTTTTATTTTTAGTCTTTTTTCTTTCTGTATTTTGTTTGTATTCACTTCTCCCAGAAAAATCGAAATGGTTCGTTATCTTCTATTTGTTTTCCCCATTTTCGCTAAATGCAAATTTACTCTTAGTTGCTGATTCTTTGTTTGTCAGCTTTGGAATCATTGCATTTTACTTTTTCAAAAACAAAAAAGACTACTTGGCAGTGTTTTTCTTTCTTCTTATGGTTCTCACTCGTGAACTCGGAGTATTATTCCTTTTGCCGATTGTTCTAAAAAAACTCACCGAAAAAAAATGGGATGCCATGGTTCTATATTCAATCCCAGGAATCGCATTTCTTTGTTTGGTGGGATATGGCTGGATCCAACCTCCAAATCATTTAGGAACCAACCCTCTCGGATTCAGAGATATGACCGACCTACCTCTACTCGGATTTTTTAAAAGTTTTCAGGACGGAAACTCGATTCAGTTCAAACTGAAGGAATTTCCAAAAATTTTCTTTTTTATCTCTTTTTTAATTTTATCAATAGTCTGTATCCAATCATTAAAAAAATCTTTTGCCACCGACATCAATTTGCTCATCCCAATTTTTGGAAGTTTGTTTGTCATCCTCATCGCAGAAGAAGGTTATTGGAGATCTTTTGACAATCTCAGCCGAATGTTTACGCTCATTTTGCCTTTTTCCTTACTGTTAGAAGGTATTTTAAAAAAACCCTTAATTCGTTTTTTCCTTGGTATCTCCATCACCTTATTTGTATTTTTAATCATTCGAATTGTCTGGATCACACCCACAAAGGAGTTTTTCTTTACCCCATGA
- a CDS encoding 1,4-dihydroxy-6-naphthoate synthase, which produces MISLAYSPCPNDTFLFYHLIRNSSYPVKEELYDVENLNEFAFQGKFPVTKLSFAAYFHIIEKYILLETGSALGRGCGPIVVRKKNTKTDLSSYENLYIPGLLTTANLLLSLHTNGKQKPTPIRYDEIIPKVMSEENSLGVIIHEERFTYEARGMEKVVDLGEWWESSTGYPIPLGAIAIRRDIPRDEALRFQSNLRESLKSAYLEPKEMMDYIRTNSQNKDDAVIKSHINLYVNDYTKNLGKEGHGAVEYLLKRAVEAGFIQKPTSLPLFLGES; this is translated from the coding sequence ATGATATCTTTAGCTTATTCTCCATGTCCCAACGATACCTTTCTTTTTTACCATTTGATTCGAAATTCTAGTTATCCAGTCAAAGAAGAACTATATGATGTAGAAAACTTAAACGAATTTGCATTCCAGGGAAAATTCCCGGTCACAAAACTTTCGTTTGCCGCCTACTTCCATATCATCGAAAAATACATCTTATTAGAAACTGGGTCCGCATTAGGAAGGGGTTGTGGTCCCATTGTTGTCCGGAAAAAAAATACAAAAACAGATCTCAGTAGTTACGAAAATCTATACATTCCGGGACTTTTGACCACGGCAAACCTTCTCCTTTCTCTTCATACAAACGGGAAACAAAAACCAACCCCCATTCGTTATGATGAAATCATTCCCAAAGTAATGAGTGAGGAGAATAGTCTTGGTGTCATCATTCACGAAGAACGATTTACTTACGAAGCAAGAGGAATGGAAAAGGTTGTGGATCTTGGAGAATGGTGGGAAAGTTCTACAGGTTATCCCATTCCCTTAGGTGCCATAGCAATCCGTAGGGACATCCCACGCGACGAAGCCCTTAGATTCCAATCAAATCTCAGAGAAAGTTTGAAGTCAGCCTATTTAGAACCGAAAGAAATGATGGATTATATCAGAACCAATTCGCAAAACAAAGATGATGCGGTAATCAAATCTCATATCAACTTGTATGTAAATGATTATACAAAAAACTTAGGGAAAGAAGGTCACGGTGCAGTAGAGTATTTACTCAAACGTGCGGTTGAGGCAGGTTTCATTCAAAAACCCACCTCACTTCCTTTGTTTTTAGGAGAAAGTTAA
- a CDS encoding helix-turn-helix domain-containing protein, with the protein MTDIIDSGVWAELSHAAKTLYPVLLKFSDYNFKPVWPNTETLMRLTGFKTKKSIVSAKKELTHAGLLYQVPGSGRTSTRYHFSFHYEGSRITPLGDTNRLPRDSEMGSSEGSKPVGKGGADGTPNHINITISNTNNVPAPPSASEMGKEKEEKKAFETLVELFGPEIALEAYKKAVSLHMESNTNYIQSLCRELVSSQRQEVLKTEQKYPMEELVSHPASWAGFLSWASKELTQSSWNQLDRIQVQTDGNVIIVTSPLQGHLRQIVQMYFTEKVKPAVLVVFSEKEEGSRLSEIR; encoded by the coding sequence ATGACCGACATCATAGATTCAGGTGTTTGGGCGGAGCTATCCCATGCAGCCAAAACACTCTACCCTGTTCTTTTGAAATTCAGTGACTACAACTTCAAACCCGTTTGGCCCAATACGGAAACTTTGATGAGGCTCACCGGGTTCAAAACAAAAAAGTCTATCGTATCAGCCAAAAAAGAACTCACCCATGCGGGCCTGCTTTACCAAGTTCCCGGTAGCGGTAGGACTTCCACAAGATACCACTTCTCCTTTCATTATGAGGGATCCAGAATTACCCCTCTGGGGGATACAAACCGACTCCCCAGGGATTCCGAAATGGGGTCCTCTGAGGGATCGAAACCGGTTGGTAAGGGGGGTGCGGACGGAACCCCTAACCATATTAATATAACTATATCTAATACAAACAATGTACCGGCTCCGCCGTCCGCTTCGGAAATGGGTAAGGAAAAAGAGGAAAAAAAAGCATTCGAAACTTTGGTAGAATTATTTGGTCCTGAAATTGCTCTGGAGGCCTATAAAAAAGCGGTTTCGTTACATATGGAATCAAATACAAATTATATCCAATCTCTATGTAGGGAACTGGTATCTTCCCAAAGGCAAGAAGTGCTTAAAACTGAGCAAAAATATCCTATGGAAGAATTGGTTTCACACCCGGCTTCTTGGGCCGGATTCTTATCTTGGGCCAGTAAAGAACTCACCCAATCTTCCTGGAACCAATTGGATCGGATCCAAGTGCAAACCGATGGGAATGTCATCATTGTGACCTCTCCCCTCCAAGGGCATCTGCGCCAAATTGTACAGATGTATTTTACGGAAAAAGTCAAACCAGCGGTACTCGTTGTATTTTCAGAGAAAGAAGAAGGATCACGCCTCAGTGAAATTCGATAG
- a CDS encoding PAS domain-containing sensor histidine kinase yields MIQICITSRLSSLPVVVAYKKGYFEEFGVKVTLHVNTHHKAIMPLLDAGRVEAGEVPTIAYLQDSFLKKSKLKRIYKGIYLYHSPLSFYSRFQFKPEDLTRNKAYILPVPHQYSVERLYAEKFLEEYAPKNPVKVRYIDTPGFLEEKEFLKPSCLGLVSDPFSSPFLRNFQDFAGTLDLPILAAKSFYPSTLLAFSGDAILKTGREVSGVLLAVKKAIDFLQNTNHLSTSNLWDDLQLSHFYPHLRVGETKNLLNAHPLIQKGVFSYQGDSTTLFPLLKDVYFRLIRRVIQPEAVKSALDFDEILSALEPKKVFDVRKLNSFQEPAESKLHAPSQINYRKLNAVRHLIVDVNSVVLDILQGNYNSRINADETLQLDNRVKVLVNSMLDSFNAKMELQREEITELENLISILEIKLDRSAVDLQYSEEKYRYLFEFSREAIALVDADTGSILEANNQFRSLTSYTRGDITKLNIEDIILGNQVSNQLRFGSDLSSDTMLSLPDVEILVKDGSKLEVDISFTSILLSPKKRYQVQFRPNSERKEQERLQHEFISNVSHELRSPMTNIRGYLEFFKSDTSLPFNTEHKNMLEVIDKNAKRLSFLIENLLKLTTSREKDKEAEVIEIFDPVPVIEDVIHMNSHLAKGKPIEWNLSLKKGFFLRGIKFEFSQIITNLYVNALKYTAKGKIGISILETNGKIEITVEDTGLGIDPNYKNQIFDRFFRIPSSDNKKIGGTGLGLSIVKSLVDKMSGEIFVESAMGQGSKFTIYFPKVNVNV; encoded by the coding sequence GTGATCCAGATTTGTATAACAAGTCGACTTAGTTCCTTACCGGTTGTCGTAGCCTATAAAAAGGGATACTTTGAAGAATTTGGCGTAAAGGTCACTCTGCACGTCAATACCCACCATAAAGCAATCATGCCATTACTAGACGCCGGTCGAGTGGAGGCAGGGGAAGTTCCCACCATTGCCTATCTACAAGATAGTTTCTTAAAAAAATCAAAACTCAAACGAATTTATAAAGGAATTTACCTCTATCATTCTCCACTTTCCTTTTATTCCAGGTTCCAATTCAAACCAGAAGATCTCACAAGAAACAAAGCCTACATCCTTCCTGTTCCCCACCAATACTCAGTGGAAAGACTCTATGCAGAAAAATTTTTAGAAGAATATGCGCCGAAAAACCCAGTCAAAGTTCGATACATTGATACTCCCGGATTTTTAGAGGAAAAAGAATTTTTAAAACCCTCTTGTTTAGGATTAGTGTCGGATCCATTCTCTAGTCCTTTTCTTCGTAACTTCCAAGACTTTGCAGGCACACTCGACTTGCCAATTTTAGCAGCCAAATCTTTTTATCCATCCACCTTACTAGCGTTTAGTGGCGATGCTATATTAAAAACTGGAAGAGAAGTTTCAGGTGTGTTACTCGCAGTCAAAAAAGCCATTGATTTTTTGCAAAATACAAATCATCTCAGCACAAGTAATCTTTGGGATGATCTACAATTATCGCATTTTTATCCTCACTTAAGAGTAGGGGAAACTAAAAATCTATTAAACGCGCATCCCCTCATCCAAAAAGGAGTTTTTTCATACCAAGGTGACTCCACCACACTTTTCCCTCTCTTAAAAGATGTCTATTTCCGACTCATCAGAAGGGTGATACAACCAGAAGCCGTAAAGTCAGCTCTTGACTTTGATGAAATTCTATCTGCTCTTGAACCCAAAAAAGTTTTTGATGTTAGAAAACTAAATAGTTTCCAAGAACCGGCAGAATCAAAACTCCACGCACCATCCCAAATCAATTATAGAAAACTCAATGCCGTGAGACACCTGATCGTAGACGTAAACTCGGTGGTCTTAGACATCCTACAAGGAAACTATAACTCACGTATCAACGCTGATGAAACTTTACAACTAGATAACCGAGTCAAAGTTCTCGTCAACTCCATGTTAGATTCTTTTAACGCTAAAATGGAACTTCAAAGAGAAGAAATCACTGAGTTAGAAAACTTAATTTCAATTTTAGAGATCAAACTAGATAGATCTGCCGTTGATTTACAATATTCTGAAGAAAAGTACAGATATTTATTTGAATTTTCAAGAGAAGCCATTGCTCTCGTAGATGCGGATACAGGGAGTATCCTTGAAGCAAACAACCAATTTCGATCTTTAACTAGTTATACTAGAGGAGACATCACAAAATTAAATATCGAGGATATCATTTTAGGGAACCAAGTTTCAAACCAACTCCGATTTGGTTCGGATCTTTCTTCTGATACCATGTTGTCTCTTCCCGATGTCGAAATCCTAGTTAAAGACGGAAGCAAACTAGAAGTCGACATAAGTTTTACGTCCATTCTTCTTTCACCAAAAAAAAGATACCAAGTCCAGTTCCGCCCAAACTCCGAAAGAAAAGAACAAGAACGATTACAACACGAATTTATCTCCAACGTAAGCCATGAACTCCGAAGCCCAATGACAAATATCAGAGGGTATCTCGAGTTTTTTAAGTCCGATACATCACTACCATTTAACACCGAACACAAAAACATGTTAGAGGTAATCGACAAAAATGCAAAAAGACTCAGCTTTTTAATTGAAAACTTACTAAAACTAACAACCTCCAGAGAAAAAGATAAAGAAGCAGAAGTAATAGAAATTTTTGATCCGGTCCCTGTCATCGAAGATGTAATCCATATGAACTCACATCTTGCCAAAGGGAAACCCATCGAATGGAACCTTTCACTCAAAAAAGGATTCTTCTTACGAGGAATCAAATTCGAATTTTCGCAGATCATCACAAATCTTTATGTAAACGCACTCAAATACACAGCTAAAGGTAAAATTGGAATCTCTATCCTGGAAACCAATGGCAAAATAGAAATCACAGTGGAAGACACGGGACTTGGAATTGATCCAAATTATAAAAACCAAATCTTCGATCGTTTTTTTAGGATTCCCTCTTCGGACAATAAAAAAATTGGTGGAACAGGACTTGGGTTATCGATTGTTAAGTCACTTGTGGACAAAATGTCCGGAGAAATCTTCGTTGAAAGTGCAATGGGGCAAGGAAGCAAATTTACAATCTACTTCCCAAAGGTAAACGTCAACGTTTAG
- a CDS encoding discoidin domain-containing protein, whose amino-acid sequence MKDHLIRTSHPYSLPIKSVSTSGTYEVKNEEFLSFFEEKEQSSLSSIIFKFDDVVYFNGIELLPGKDGLDFFPDSFRFELSHDGKYWEPILQESSFRKSFKTSAKWLFSLTSARYVKFVSKISRKASNGKNRISFGQLKILITGIQSIQASSELDRLYVKENLFDTRPDYGWSSKKKEEPEEEYLILDMGSVNRIEEMRMLTKNDPTTNFPERFVTYYSEDDLTWHQLHEENFFLSEPGTWYKWRFSAVNLRFLKLVFFQEKQPNKKDYITEVIELELYSSPDKKDYGGPTREPLPYASVLRSGIIRLAVDGEVKEGVVVQANDRRLRDATTEYRGIVELASDGEEKPGVAVQGNDKRLKIATELTHGLVRLSRSGESRPGLVVQSDDERLRSASTDHPGIVELALDGETRPGVVVQGNDSRLRVATKKSIGLVQLAESGEVAIDKVVTGDDPRLRDATNTAKGIVQLAPNGGEEPNTVVQANDKRLRHASTEVHGIVQLAHSGETKPGAVVQGNDKRLAKAGFEDAGIVLLANHGESIPGKVVLSDDPRLSDKRDPKPHTHPYAEKEHDFNSHTGLLKITGEAEGSTKGFVPPQSKDAVIYGKNTKLGTGVSGVSSGTGVSGFGDSVGVYGISKGKDSKQSAGILGAGTTAPGGRFLSQSDFALVVDGKGIPELELSGSGKAIYASGESLFEGNLRITKDGGEECIARYFRLDGKDVVTAGDLLVATEEPGVLGRSKHPYSTNVIGVCVTSAHLVFGKQEKAVEYVLVALLGIAKIHVDATQVPIYPGDLLVSGLSSGHAVKADPSKLKPGMLVAKAVEACKRDKGNILCMLTFS is encoded by the coding sequence ATGAAAGATCATTTAATCCGCACAAGCCACCCCTACTCTTTACCCATTAAATCAGTTTCCACTTCTGGAACTTACGAAGTCAAAAACGAAGAATTTTTATCCTTTTTTGAAGAGAAGGAGCAGTCCTCACTTTCTTCTATCATCTTTAAATTTGATGATGTTGTTTATTTTAACGGGATCGAACTTTTGCCAGGCAAGGATGGTTTAGATTTTTTTCCTGATTCGTTTCGGTTTGAATTATCCCATGATGGAAAGTATTGGGAACCCATTTTACAAGAATCATCCTTTCGGAAATCATTCAAAACTTCAGCCAAATGGCTTTTTTCGCTTACTAGCGCTCGTTATGTGAAATTTGTTTCTAAAATTTCCAGGAAAGCAAGTAACGGAAAAAATCGGATTAGTTTTGGTCAGTTAAAAATACTCATTACTGGGATCCAATCCATCCAAGCCAGTTCGGAACTGGACAGATTGTATGTAAAAGAAAATCTTTTTGATACAAGGCCTGATTACGGATGGTCTTCTAAAAAGAAAGAAGAACCAGAAGAAGAATATTTGATTTTGGATATGGGTTCTGTGAACCGCATCGAAGAGATGCGAATGCTTACCAAAAATGATCCAACTACTAATTTTCCAGAAAGGTTTGTTACCTATTATAGCGAAGATGATCTGACTTGGCACCAGTTACATGAAGAGAATTTCTTTTTATCGGAACCGGGGACTTGGTATAAATGGAGATTTTCTGCAGTCAATTTACGTTTTCTGAAATTGGTTTTTTTCCAAGAGAAACAACCAAATAAAAAAGATTACATCACCGAAGTCATAGAACTCGAATTATATTCTAGCCCAGATAAAAAAGATTACGGTGGGCCAACGAGAGAACCCCTTCCCTACGCTTCAGTGCTTCGTTCCGGAATCATTCGTTTGGCCGTGGATGGTGAGGTCAAAGAAGGTGTGGTGGTGCAGGCCAATGACAGACGCCTTCGTGATGCCACTACCGAATACCGTGGAATTGTTGAGTTAGCATCGGATGGGGAAGAAAAACCAGGTGTTGCCGTCCAAGGAAATGATAAACGCCTAAAAATCGCCACTGAACTTACACATGGTCTAGTTAGGTTGTCTAGAAGTGGAGAATCGAGACCAGGACTTGTGGTACAATCAGACGATGAACGTTTGCGAAGTGCATCCACCGACCACCCGGGGATCGTGGAGCTTGCGTTAGACGGAGAAACGCGGCCAGGTGTTGTTGTCCAAGGGAATGACTCTCGTTTGCGAGTGGCCACCAAAAAATCCATCGGTCTTGTGCAACTTGCTGAATCTGGTGAAGTTGCAATTGATAAAGTTGTTACTGGGGACGACCCAAGGCTTCGTGATGCCACAAACACTGCCAAAGGGATTGTACAACTTGCACCCAATGGTGGAGAAGAACCGAATACGGTAGTGCAAGCAAATGACAAACGATTGCGGCATGCAAGTACCGAAGTTCACGGAATTGTACAACTCGCCCACTCTGGTGAAACCAAACCAGGTGCCGTTGTGCAAGGGAATGACAAACGATTGGCGAAAGCTGGATTTGAAGATGCAGGGATTGTTTTATTGGCTAACCATGGTGAGTCTATCCCTGGTAAGGTGGTGCTTTCTGATGATCCAAGATTGTCTGACAAAAGAGATCCGAAACCACACACACATCCGTATGCAGAAAAGGAACATGATTTTAATTCCCATACAGGGCTTTTGAAAATTACGGGAGAGGCAGAAGGTTCTACCAAGGGATTTGTTCCTCCACAAAGTAAAGATGCTGTCATTTATGGAAAAAACACAAAATTAGGAACTGGAGTTTCCGGAGTTTCTTCTGGGACTGGGGTATCTGGATTTGGTGATTCTGTTGGTGTATACGGAATTTCTAAGGGAAAGGATTCCAAACAATCTGCTGGAATTTTAGGTGCCGGAACTACGGCGCCTGGTGGACGATTTTTATCTCAATCCGATTTTGCTCTTGTTGTGGATGGAAAAGGAATTCCAGAGTTAGAACTTTCTGGTTCAGGAAAAGCCATTTATGCTAGTGGTGAGTCTTTATTTGAAGGGAATCTCCGGATCACAAAAGATGGCGGCGAAGAATGTATCGCTCGTTATTTCCGATTGGATGGGAAAGATGTTGTGACTGCGGGAGACCTTCTTGTCGCAACGGAAGAACCAGGTGTTCTTGGAAGATCGAAACACCCCTACTCCACAAACGTAATTGGAGTTTGTGTGACTAGTGCCCATCTTGTTTTTGGAAAACAAGAGAAGGCTGTGGAGTATGTGCTTGTGGCCTTGCTTGGGATCGCCAAAATCCATGTGGATGCAACACAAGTTCCTATTTATCCAGGAGATCTTTTGGTTTCAGGCCTTTCTTCTGGTCATGCCGTTAAAGCGGATCCATCAAAATTAAAACCAGGAATGCTTGTGGCAAAAGCAGTGGAAGCTTGCAAACGAGACAAAGGAAATATCCTTTGTATGTTAACTTTCTCCTAA
- a CDS encoding ParA family protein — protein MITIAVANQKGGEGKTTTSLNLAMGLARRNHKTLLIDMDPQANSTGIFLNPETVEKDLAHLFQNATSLKDIITPAYNEHLWVAPSSMRLAEMETVSVNSVEAPYILRDSLSGIKDFEFVIIDCPPSLSIFTVNSLVAANYVLIPLQAEKFSMDGIMGLQQTISSIKKRINPDLEILGALITQLKPQTLLTKTILPVLTKYFRIFEHTISDGVAIGESHLAKKSVYDYNRGSRQSQEYEGFIEEVLNELKK, from the coding sequence ATGATCACGATTGCAGTTGCAAACCAAAAAGGCGGAGAAGGAAAAACTACTACTTCTTTGAATCTTGCCATGGGTCTCGCCCGTCGAAATCATAAGACCTTACTCATCGATATGGATCCTCAGGCCAATTCCACGGGAATTTTTCTGAACCCGGAAACTGTTGAAAAAGACTTAGCGCACCTCTTCCAAAATGCCACTAGCCTAAAAGACATCATTACTCCGGCGTATAACGAGCATTTGTGGGTTGCGCCATCTAGCATGCGCTTGGCGGAAATGGAAACCGTTTCCGTAAACTCAGTAGAGGCTCCTTATATCCTAAGGGACTCTCTTTCCGGAATTAAAGATTTTGAATTTGTCATCATTGACTGCCCCCCATCTCTTTCCATTTTCACGGTAAACAGTTTGGTAGCCGCCAACTACGTCCTCATCCCCCTCCAAGCAGAAAAGTTCTCCATGGACGGAATTATGGGTTTGCAGCAAACCATCTCCTCGATCAAAAAAAGGATCAACCCTGACCTAGAGATTTTGGGCGCCCTCATCACCCAACTCAAACCCCAGACCCTACTCACAAAAACCATCCTACCCGTTTTGACAAAATACTTCCGTATCTTTGAACATACAATTTCGGACGGAGTGGCCATCGGAGAAAGCCATCTAGCAAAAAAATCTGTCTATGATTACAACCGGGGTTCTAGACAATCCCAAGAGTATGAAGGTTTTATCGAGGAGGTTTTAAATGAGCTTAAAAAGTAA
- a CDS encoding ParB/RepB/Spo0J family partition protein, whose product MSLKSKRLGTLADIYQAENLDGTIRTIRMDKIQPSEYQPRQERKKGIEELAQTLKADGLLQPIIVSKGEKEGSYKIIAGERRYHAAKSLGWPEIECKILNRPDKEIYKLAVIENLQRENLSPYEEVDALLFLKNSHNYTDQELGDLFGKSRSYMTEVLSITSMSKEDLEKCKKNEIYNKNLLVQAAQAAKKGSLDEFLTLFHKGALKTVRDAKDFNKQSKSGESNPTKNQTLSGYKIRRTGTGIQILSDDEILLGDIYKFIRKELVKKYGDSA is encoded by the coding sequence ATGAGCTTAAAAAGTAAACGCCTCGGAACTCTCGCCGATATCTACCAAGCAGAAAATCTAGATGGCACCATCCGAACCATTCGGATGGACAAAATCCAACCCTCCGAATACCAACCAAGGCAGGAGAGAAAAAAGGGAATCGAAGAACTGGCTCAGACCCTAAAAGCGGACGGGCTTTTGCAACCCATCATCGTCTCCAAGGGAGAAAAAGAAGGGAGTTACAAAATCATCGCTGGGGAAAGACGGTATCACGCAGCCAAGTCCCTAGGTTGGCCCGAAATCGAATGTAAAATTCTAAACCGACCCGACAAAGAAATTTATAAATTAGCAGTCATAGAAAATCTCCAAAGAGAAAACCTGTCTCCTTATGAAGAAGTGGACGCCCTCCTCTTTCTAAAAAATTCCCATAACTATACTGACCAAGAGTTGGGGGATCTTTTTGGAAAAAGTCGGAGTTATATGACGGAGGTGCTCTCCATCACTTCGATGTCCAAAGAGGATCTAGAGAAATGCAAAAAAAATGAAATCTATAATAAGAACCTTTTGGTCCAAGCAGCGCAGGCAGCAAAAAAAGGAAGTTTAGATGAATTCTTAACCCTCTTCCACAAGGGAGCCCTAAAAACAGTCAGGGACGCCAAAGATTTCAATAAACAGTCCAAATCGGGTGAATCGAACCCAACAAAAAACCAAACCTTATCTGGGTATAAAATCCGGAGAACAGGGACAGGAATTCAAATCCTATCGGATGATGAAATTTTGTTAGGTGATATCTATAAATTCATCCGCAAAGAATTAGTGAAAAAATACGGGGATTCGGCATAA
- a CDS encoding helix-turn-helix domain-containing protein, with protein MSSQAIPLLASEKTGKDWMDSVLPILWEGLCTELGFSSGVVVLKAEEEDSFYESASFGYGEDGFYYSFLNRGSEHWEELMHSPEPVFFSGTEFELFGKKTNAFAIRISSKKSEIGFLLAEMEEASHLPFAIFLSLFADKIGNEWGKSKPSFGIQETIREGNSHSLYRKEIPNLDLARREFANQKVLTILGQAGSGKKTLAKWIHQSHLPGAPFLVVESLPEHFGKLEKALSNWGTELKQGSLVLVGIQALNLGQQQILSDWWSKSGYSGSLFLLGSEEMGQELLPEFERFLRKNSLVLPTLRFLPKTKLQTLVQAIFEELCDSQNRSGLQLGDRSLQELVSRGYAENFTDLRNTILTGILTCRTNQVEPADLEPGKSKMDLEIPDAEDLDLRRGTEALERQKILLAMRIFSGNQIRMAKALGISRGSLQYKMKQLGLM; from the coding sequence ATGTCTTCCCAAGCAATTCCCCTGCTTGCCTCCGAAAAAACGGGCAAGGATTGGATGGATTCTGTCCTTCCAATTTTGTGGGAGGGGCTATGTACGGAACTTGGATTCTCTTCTGGCGTAGTTGTTTTGAAAGCAGAGGAAGAAGATTCTTTTTATGAATCTGCCAGTTTCGGATATGGAGAAGATGGGTTTTATTATTCATTTCTAAACCGAGGTTCTGAACATTGGGAAGAGCTAATGCATTCTCCCGAACCTGTTTTTTTTTCCGGAACTGAGTTCGAACTTTTTGGAAAAAAAACAAATGCTTTCGCCATTCGAATCTCTTCTAAAAAATCCGAGATTGGTTTTTTATTAGCAGAAATGGAAGAGGCGAGCCATCTTCCATTTGCAATTTTTCTAAGTCTTTTTGCTGACAAGATCGGGAACGAATGGGGGAAATCCAAACCCAGTTTCGGAATCCAAGAGACAATTCGAGAAGGAAATTCGCATTCTTTATACCGAAAAGAAATTCCTAATTTGGATCTAGCCAGAAGGGAATTTGCCAACCAGAAAGTCCTGACCATCCTTGGCCAGGCGGGGTCTGGCAAAAAAACTTTGGCAAAATGGATCCACCAATCCCATCTCCCGGGAGCTCCATTTCTTGTGGTTGAATCCCTTCCGGAGCATTTTGGGAAACTGGAAAAAGCACTTTCAAATTGGGGGACCGAATTAAAGCAGGGGAGTTTGGTCCTTGTCGGGATTCAGGCATTGAATTTAGGCCAACAACAAATCCTCTCCGATTGGTGGTCCAAGTCTGGATATTCCGGTTCTCTTTTTTTACTTGGGTCTGAAGAAATGGGCCAAGAATTATTGCCAGAGTTTGAAAGATTTTTGCGAAAAAATTCGTTGGTACTACCAACGCTTAGGTTCCTTCCTAAAACAAAGTTGCAGACCTTGGTTCAGGCCATATTTGAAGAATTATGTGATTCTCAGAACCGCTCCGGTTTGCAATTAGGAGATCGAAGTTTGCAAGAATTGGTTTCCAGGGGTTACGCGGAAAATTTCACGGACCTTCGAAATACCATTCTTACAGGGATTCTCACCTGTCGTACAAATCAGGTAGAACCTGCAGATTTAGAACCTGGAAAATCCAAAATGGATTTGGAGATTCCCGATGCCGAAGATTTAGACTTGCGGCGTGGAACCGAGGCCTTAGAAAGGCAGAAGATTCTTCTGGCTATGCGGATCTTTTCGGGCAACCAAATCCGGATGGCAAAGGCCTTGGGTATTTCGAGGGGATCCCTCCAATATAAAATGAAACAGCTTGGTTTAATGTAA